In Sardina pilchardus chromosome 8, fSarPil1.1, whole genome shotgun sequence, the genomic window GAAATGATCATGTTCATCAAACTTTTTCTTAGTTCTCATTTGTTGGTAATATTCAACATGATTTACTGACAAAGAAAGAGACGAGCCTAATCTGGCAGACACCCTAACCtttgacctacagtacacccTTTATCCAAAACAGGAAGCAGAACATTAAATGCTGCATAAACATTGCTGATGCATTGATTTTCTAATCAGTAGTCTCTTGCAGTCTGAATGAGGCTTaagatgtatgtatgtaacgCCGTTCATTCACTCTACAAATGTAACTAGTATGCACTAATTAGTTACTAGCCCTAACCTTTGACCTACACCCTTTATCCAAAACAGGAAGCAGAACATTAAATGCTGCATAAACATTGCTGATGCATTGATTTTCTAATCAGTAGTCTCTTGCAGTCTGAATGAGGCTTaagatgtatgtatgtaacgCCGTTCATTCACTCTACAAATGTAACTAGTATGCACTAATTAGTTACTATCCTAGTGAACTTTAAGAAGGAGTGACCCGAAGCCTTGTGCATCAAAGTTGCCATTTACACAAATCAACCTTCAGCTGTCATCTTGACCCCTTTCTTTACTCTCTGTTATATTACTGTCCCAATTGTGTTTTCAGTGACTATACAAACTCTGACCCTGCTGTATAGTTGACAAGCGAATCATTTGAACATAATAGCAATGTGCAGTCATGCACATTTCACCATATGAAACAATAATATATGCCTCTGTACCTGCTTGAGAGCGTCTCGTGCAATGGTCTGGAAGGCCTGGTCCACATTGATGGCTTCTTTGGCACTGGTCTCAAAATATGGGATGTTATTTTTGCTTTGACACCATGCCTGGGCGCGTTTTGTTGTCACCTGTTGGAAACAATGAGATATCAAAACAATGAGAAACCGCAACCCAACAGATTAACATTCAGATTGACTCATCCTCACTGACACCGACTAGATAGACACGTAACTTTGgcgtcataattgatgaccaacttaacTTCTCTGAGTGTGTAGCCTCGATTGCAAAATCATGTCTGTTTGTCCTTTTCAACATTAGGAAAATCAGACCTTATTTGACACCAGACTACACACAACTTCTTGAATAGTCCTGGCTATGGTTATCTCCAAACTGGACTATGGTCACTGTTAGCTGGCCTGCCTGCTTGTGTAGTGAGATCATTACAATTGATTCAGAACACTGCAGCACGCCTGGTATTTAATCAGCCAAAGatgacacatgtaacccctctcttAGGTACTCTTCATTGGCTTCCTATAGTGGctagaattaaatttaaatctcttgcgttggcctataggacacttaCTAAATCAGCTCCAAGCCATCTCAATTCTATATTACATCCCCAAACGCCCactcttttcctcagtggttcctCATTGGTGAAATGAGTTGCCAAGTACTATTGATTGTTGATATTGCATGACATTATTTTTCATTATtgcattattattttctttaatgcagtcttaccaacttttaaaaacaGTTTACTGTTAATGTTTAtctattgtattgttttattttatttgattgttttggacaaaagtgtctgctaaattccataaccataaccataaaataATATGATGCAATACAACAAAATATGGTGACTACACCATTTTGTAAGtggtttcattttcattttactcCTTAGACTGTAAAGTTTAGAGGTTAAAAAGGAGGTTAGAGTGTCCCCAAACCAGATATTGCTCCCGAGGACCTGTATCATTTTATTACATAGCATGTGATACCTCTATAATTTTTTTATTGACTTTTCTGCTGCACTCTAGGTACCCTAGGTGCTTTCCAGTGTTTGACGTGTGTGCTCTTTGTCAACTTTGCACTCTTTAGAGGTTAAATAATACATAAATCAAACTTTTATCCTGTACAAGTGAGGAGAGGTGTATGCCTACAGACCTGCCTATTTTCCAGGTCGATTTTGTTGCCCAACACCACAAATGGGAAGTTTTCCGGGTCACGAGGGCTGGCTTGGATCAGGAACTCATCTCGCCAGCTGTCCAAAGTCTTAAACGTGTTGGGAGCAGTAACATCATACACCAGCACGCAGCAGTCGGCCCCGCGGTAGAACGCCACGCCCAGAGACTGAAAGCGCTCCTGGCCGGCTGTATCCCAGATCTGAGTCACCCGGGGCAGAGAGAAGATCAGTACCTCACACCGCTCTTGAGTATCTCAAAAACATGCATACTATGTCATATAAACATAATGCATGGCATCAGAGTTAAGTCATCAAAGGCCCAAAAATGAATGTGTGATTGTATGATCAATACTTGAGCTGACCAGAGTACAAGATGGTGACTAGACTAAACAGAGGTCCAAAGTGAAATCCCTGTGCAGGGTATTTGTAACAATCATTTTGTATGCATAATTAGGCGTGGTACTGATTTCACAAATTCCAAAATTCCAGCGTAATTggtaagtgtttataaccgatGTTCTGATTCAATTTCAAAACAACACGTTCATACCTGCATAGTCACAAGTCTGTCATCCACCATCACTTCTTTG contains:
- the rab7b gene encoding ras-related protein Rab-7b translates to MASRKKVLLKVIILGDSGVGKTSLMNQYVNKKFSNQYKATIGADFLTKEVMVDDRLVTMQIWDTAGQERFQSLGVAFYRGADCCVLVYDVTAPNTFKTLDSWRDEFLIQASPRDPENFPFVVLGNKIDLENRQVTTKRAQAWCQSKNNIPYFETSAKEAINVDQAFQTIARDALKQESEVETYDFPDQIKLRDDRPASSSDGCSC